A stretch of Mycobacterium sp. ITM-2016-00316 DNA encodes these proteins:
- the rpsE gene encoding 30S ribosomal protein S5 encodes MADQAGAGSAQDNRGGRGDRGGRGRDDRGGRGRGDDRGEKSNYIERVVTINRVSKVVKGGRRFSFTALVIVGDGNGMVGVGYGKAKEVPAAIAKGVEEARKNFFRVPLIGSTIVHPVQGEAAAGVVMLRPASPGTGVIAGGACRAVLECAGVHDVLAKSLGSDNAINVVHATVAALKMIQRPEEVAARRGLAIEDVAPAGMLKARRESEALAASAAREGSA; translated from the coding sequence ATGGCCGACCAGGCTGGCGCCGGTTCGGCGCAGGACAATCGCGGCGGCCGCGGAGATCGCGGCGGCCGAGGCCGTGACGATCGTGGCGGCCGTGGCCGCGGCGACGACCGCGGTGAGAAGAGCAACTACATCGAGCGCGTCGTCACCATCAACCGCGTCTCCAAGGTGGTCAAGGGTGGTCGGCGTTTCAGCTTCACCGCTCTGGTCATCGTCGGTGACGGCAACGGCATGGTCGGCGTCGGCTACGGCAAGGCCAAGGAAGTTCCGGCCGCCATCGCCAAGGGCGTCGAGGAGGCTCGCAAGAACTTCTTCCGCGTGCCGCTGATCGGTAGCACCATCGTGCACCCGGTTCAGGGTGAGGCTGCGGCCGGTGTCGTGATGCTGCGTCCGGCCAGCCCCGGTACCGGTGTCATCGCCGGCGGTGCCTGCCGCGCCGTGCTCGAATGCGCTGGGGTGCACGATGTCCTGGCCAAGTCGCTGGGTAGCGATAATGCGATCAACGTGGTGCATGCCACCGTCGCCGCGCTCAAGATGATCCAGCGGCCCGAAGAGGTGGCGGCCCGACGTGGGCTCGCCATCGAGGATGTGGCGCCGGCCGGCATGCTCAAGGCCCGGCGCGAAAGCGAGGCGCTGGCCGCCAGTGCCGCGCGTGAGGGGTCGGCATAG
- the rplF gene encoding 50S ribosomal protein L6 — protein sequence MSRIGKQPVLVPAGVDVAIDGQNVSVKGPKGTLTLDVAEPIVVSRNDEGAIVVSRPDDERRSRSLHGLSRTLVANLVTGVTEGYTTKMEIFGVGYRVALKGANLEFALGYSHPVLIEAPEGITFAVETPTKFSITGIDKQKVGQIAAVIRRLRRPDPYKGKGVRYEGEQIRRKVGKTGK from the coding sequence ATGTCGCGTATTGGAAAGCAGCCGGTCCTGGTTCCTGCCGGGGTCGATGTGGCCATCGATGGCCAGAACGTGTCGGTCAAGGGACCCAAAGGCACCCTGACCCTGGATGTCGCCGAGCCGATCGTGGTCTCGCGCAACGACGAAGGCGCCATCGTGGTGAGCCGTCCCGACGACGAGCGGCGTAGCCGCTCGCTGCACGGGCTGTCACGCACCTTGGTGGCCAACCTGGTCACCGGTGTCACCGAGGGCTACACCACCAAGATGGAGATCTTCGGCGTCGGTTACCGCGTCGCGCTCAAGGGTGCAAACCTGGAGTTCGCGCTCGGCTACAGCCACCCGGTCCTCATCGAAGCGCCCGAGGGCATCACGTTCGCGGTCGAGACACCCACGAAGTTCTCGATCACGGGCATCGACAAGCAGAAGGTCGGCCAGATCGCTGCGGTCATCCGCCGCCTGCGCCGCCCCGACCCGTACAAGGGCAAGGGCGTGCGGTACGAGGGTGAGCAGATCCGCCGCAAGGTCGGAAAGACAGGTAAGTAA
- the rplO gene encoding 50S ribosomal protein L15, with the protein MSVIKLHDLKPAPGSKTKKTRVGRGEGSKGKTAGRGTKGTKARKNVPSTFEGGQMPIHMRLPKLKGFTNRFRVAYEVVNIGDITKAFPEGGTIGVAELVDKGLVRKKSLVKVLGDGKLTVKVDITANKFSATAREAITAAGGSATEL; encoded by the coding sequence ATGAGTGTCATCAAGCTTCACGACCTGAAGCCCGCCCCCGGGTCGAAGACGAAGAAGACCCGCGTCGGACGTGGCGAGGGCTCCAAGGGTAAGACCGCGGGTCGCGGCACCAAGGGCACCAAGGCACGTAAGAACGTCCCCTCGACCTTCGAGGGTGGCCAGATGCCGATCCACATGCGGCTCCCGAAGCTCAAGGGCTTCACGAACCGCTTCCGGGTGGCCTACGAGGTCGTCAACATCGGCGATATCACCAAGGCATTCCCGGAGGGTGGCACCATCGGTGTCGCCGAGCTGGTGGACAAGGGCCTGGTTCGCAAGAAGAGCCTGGTGAAGGTCCTCGGCGACGGCAAGCTGACCGTCAAGGTCGATATCACCGCCAACAAGTTCAGTGCCACCGCGCGGGAGGCCATCACGGCCGCCGGCGGTTCGGCCACCGAACTGTAG
- the rpsH gene encoding 30S ribosomal protein S8 — protein MTMTDPIADFLTRLRNANSAYHDEVTLPHSKIKANIAEILKKEGYISDYRTEDARVGKALVVQLKYGPSRERSIAGLRRVSKPGLRVYAKSTNLPRVLGGLGVAIISTSSGLLTDRQATRQGVGGEVLAYVW, from the coding sequence ATGACGATGACCGATCCCATCGCAGACTTCTTGACGCGTCTGCGTAACGCCAACTCGGCGTACCACGATGAGGTGACCCTGCCCCACTCGAAGATCAAGGCGAACATCGCCGAGATCCTCAAGAAAGAGGGCTACATCTCCGATTACCGCACCGAGGATGCCCGCGTAGGCAAAGCCCTTGTGGTGCAGCTGAAGTACGGCCCCAGCCGTGAGCGCAGCATCGCCGGCCTGCGCCGGGTGAGCAAGCCCGGTCTGCGGGTCTACGCAAAGTCCACCAATCTGCCTCGGGTGCTCGGCGGCCTGGGCGTGGCGATCATCTCCACGTCCTCCGGTCTGCTCACCGATCGCCAGGCAACTCGACAAGGCGTGGGCGGCGAAGTCCTCGCCTACGTCTGGTAG
- a CDS encoding response regulator transcription factor has product MSLAIVNDYELIVAGLAALLAPYRDRLRIVELDSRTDVQSPVDIAIWDTFAAAQGDRTDVSDLVGQPHIGRVAVYSWNIDQLLIDRSLAGGVSGYLAKSLPVDTLVDCLERIHAGETVVERGDGSMSMPMEWPGRDAGLSAREAEVLALITQGQTNSEIAERCYLSINTVKSVVRSTYRKLGVTRRAQAVAWGMEHDFRPDVSRLHP; this is encoded by the coding sequence GTGAGCCTGGCCATCGTAAACGACTACGAACTCATCGTCGCGGGGCTGGCCGCATTGTTGGCGCCCTACCGCGACCGGCTCCGCATCGTCGAACTCGATTCCAGGACCGATGTGCAGAGTCCGGTCGACATCGCGATCTGGGACACCTTTGCCGCCGCCCAGGGGGACCGCACCGATGTCAGTGACCTGGTCGGCCAGCCCCATATCGGGCGGGTTGCGGTGTACTCGTGGAACATCGACCAGCTGCTGATCGACCGCTCCCTGGCCGGCGGAGTGAGCGGCTATCTGGCCAAATCGCTGCCGGTCGACACGTTGGTCGACTGCCTGGAGCGTATCCATGCCGGCGAGACGGTGGTGGAACGCGGCGACGGCAGCATGTCGATGCCGATGGAGTGGCCCGGCCGGGACGCGGGCCTGTCTGCCCGGGAAGCTGAGGTCCTCGCGCTGATCACCCAGGGCCAGACGAACAGCGAGATCGCCGAACGCTGCTATCTGTCCATCAACACGGTCAAGTCCGTGGTGCGTTCCACCTATCGCAAGCTCGGCGTCACCCGGCGCGCGCAGGCGGTGGCCTGGGGGATGGAACATGACTTCCGGCCCGACGTGTCCCGACTACACCCCTGA
- the sppA gene encoding signal peptide peptidase SppA, which translates to MFGFLPSLPGPDDLKSLVRKVDTARHNGVPDGCVLELDLQSAPPESLGFDPFALISLGGRPLTLRQAVDALHRAAEDDRVAGLIARIQLPAAAPGPVQELRDAIAAFGTVKPTLAWAETYPGTLSYYLASAFREVWMQPSGTVGLIGFATSALFLRGALDKAGIEAQFVARGEYKSAANLFTQDSYTDAHREADTALIGSLHTQVLAAVAESRHLDAAEVDALADQAPLLRDAAVSAKLVDRIGFRDEAYARIAELTGAPAAADGEDAPPRLFLSRYAKANAFKPASSMPGRKSKPGIAVVTLDGPIVSGRGGPQMLPFGNSNAGGDTIAAALREAVADDDVAAIVLRVNSPGGSVTGSETIWREVVRATEAGKPVIASMGAVAASGGYYVSMAADEIIANAGTITGSIGVVTGKLVSRQLKDKLGVGADSVRTNANADAWSSNERFTDEQQAHVEAEADLFYADFVERVADGRHLTVAAVEEVARGRVWTGSDAKERGLVDELGGLRTAIGRAKVRAGYAPDTEVRIVNYPGSSMLDVLRPKASSQPAAASLPQAVGALLGSSVASVFEQVERSVSGAHALWLGDFRF; encoded by the coding sequence ATGTTCGGATTCCTCCCCAGCCTGCCCGGTCCCGACGACCTGAAGTCACTGGTGCGCAAGGTCGACACGGCCCGCCACAATGGTGTGCCCGACGGCTGTGTGCTCGAACTCGATCTGCAGTCCGCACCACCGGAATCGCTCGGGTTCGACCCCTTCGCGCTCATATCGCTCGGCGGCCGGCCGTTGACGCTGCGCCAGGCTGTCGATGCGCTGCACCGTGCCGCCGAAGACGACCGGGTCGCCGGGCTGATCGCCAGGATCCAGCTGCCGGCCGCCGCCCCCGGCCCGGTGCAGGAACTGCGCGACGCCATCGCCGCCTTCGGCACGGTTAAGCCCACCCTGGCCTGGGCGGAAACCTACCCGGGCACACTGTCCTACTACCTGGCCTCGGCATTCCGCGAGGTCTGGATGCAGCCGTCGGGCACGGTCGGGCTGATCGGATTCGCCACCAGTGCGCTGTTCTTGCGCGGTGCCCTGGACAAGGCCGGTATCGAGGCGCAGTTCGTGGCGCGCGGCGAATACAAGTCGGCGGCAAACCTTTTCACGCAGGACAGCTACACCGACGCACACCGGGAGGCTGACACCGCGTTGATCGGCAGCCTGCACACACAGGTGCTGGCCGCGGTGGCCGAATCCCGTCACCTCGATGCCGCCGAGGTGGACGCACTGGCCGACCAGGCGCCGCTGCTGCGCGATGCCGCGGTGTCGGCAAAGTTGGTCGATCGCATCGGTTTCCGCGACGAGGCCTACGCCCGGATCGCCGAACTCACCGGCGCCCCGGCGGCTGCCGACGGCGAGGATGCCCCGCCGCGACTGTTCCTGTCGCGGTACGCGAAGGCGAATGCGTTCAAGCCCGCGTCGTCGATGCCGGGCCGCAAGTCAAAACCCGGGATCGCCGTGGTCACCCTGGACGGGCCGATCGTCAGCGGGCGTGGCGGCCCGCAGATGCTGCCGTTCGGGAACTCCAACGCCGGCGGTGACACCATCGCGGCGGCGCTGCGGGAAGCCGTCGCCGACGACGATGTGGCGGCCATCGTCCTTCGGGTCAACAGCCCGGGCGGGTCGGTCACCGGATCGGAAACCATTTGGCGCGAGGTGGTTCGGGCCACCGAGGCCGGCAAACCGGTGATTGCCTCGATGGGCGCGGTGGCGGCATCCGGCGGGTATTACGTGTCGATGGCCGCCGACGAGATCATCGCCAACGCGGGAACCATCACCGGATCGATCGGCGTGGTGACCGGAAAGCTGGTGTCCCGCCAACTCAAGGACAAGCTCGGTGTCGGCGCGGATTCGGTGCGCACCAACGCAAATGCCGATGCCTGGTCCAGCAACGAGCGCTTCACCGACGAACAGCAGGCGCACGTGGAGGCCGAGGCCGATCTGTTCTACGCCGATTTTGTGGAACGGGTCGCCGACGGGCGCCACCTCACGGTGGCCGCGGTCGAAGAGGTCGCGCGTGGCCGGGTGTGGACGGGCTCTGATGCCAAGGAACGTGGTCTGGTCGACGAACTCGGCGGATTGCGCACCGCGATCGGCCGCGCCAAGGTGCGCGCCGGCTACGCGCCGGATACCGAGGTGCGGATCGTCAACTACCCGGGTTCGTCCATGCTGGACGTGCTGCGACCCAAGGCCTCCTCGCAGCCCGCGGCAGCGTCGCTGCCGCAGGCCGTCGGTGCGCTGCTGGGCAGCTCGGTCGCGAGCGTGTTCGAGCAGGTGGAGCGCTCGGTCAGCGGTGCTCACGCACTATGGCTGGGAGACTTCAGGTTCTGA
- the rpmD gene encoding 50S ribosomal protein L30, with protein sequence MAELKITQVRGTIGARWKQRESLRTLGLRKIRQSVVREDNAQTRGLIKTVHHLITVEEV encoded by the coding sequence ATGGCAGAGCTCAAGATCACCCAGGTGCGCGGGACCATCGGCGCACGCTGGAAGCAGCGCGAGAGCCTGCGCACGCTGGGGCTGCGGAAGATCCGCCAGTCCGTGGTCCGTGAGGACAACGCTCAGACCCGTGGTCTGATCAAGACCGTGCATCACCTCATCACGGTCGAGGAGGTCTAG
- the rplR gene encoding 50S ribosomal protein L18 produces MASTKTDAAAGTKHKPVGQNISETRRVARIRRHARLRKKVSGTADAPRLMVNRSSRHIHVQLIDDLAGVTVAAASSIEPDVRAVDGDKKAQSVRVGQLIAERAKAAGVETVVFDRGGYTYGGRIAALADAAREGGLKF; encoded by the coding sequence ATGGCTTCCACGAAAACTGATGCAGCCGCCGGCACCAAGCACAAGCCGGTGGGCCAGAACATCTCCGAGACCCGTCGGGTCGCGCGGATCCGTCGTCACGCCCGGTTGCGCAAGAAGGTCTCCGGCACGGCCGACGCTCCGCGTCTGATGGTCAACCGGTCGTCTCGGCATATCCACGTCCAGCTCATCGACGATCTCGCCGGCGTCACCGTGGCCGCGGCCTCGTCCATCGAGCCCGATGTGCGTGCCGTCGACGGCGACAAGAAGGCACAGAGCGTGCGGGTCGGTCAGCTGATCGCCGAGCGCGCCAAGGCCGCTGGTGTCGAGACGGTCGTGTTCGACCGTGGCGGCTACACCTACGGCGGCCGGATCGCCGCGCTGGCCGATGCCGCGCGCGAAGGCGGGCTGAAATTCTGA